Proteins encoded together in one Ptiloglossa arizonensis isolate GNS036 chromosome 9, iyPtiAriz1_principal, whole genome shotgun sequence window:
- the Kibra gene encoding WW and C2 domain containing protein kibra isoform X4, translating into MGRQCTLCVLVPTHQYRTYIDNYYQHLEQHWQRYIQRQYGQCDQHYRQEQLYENVVSQCRITMCYHNDYENDEQIQRFYWKQYYKQDDTDATAYYYCEYAKKEIYDVKQQRLCLAQDEYNHLNNALTTLGASRTSLCSSSSSLSTKYDPDLLKSDVALARSRVSRLKRELEQIRAEMNCTQRGVDTLASVEQKLSGHHGGCYNITEAQAIMTELRNIQKSLSSGEKEKAELMQSLAQLKDELTRLQLCEGSPEASTLSLPQEKLSTASQTDLSGELVPIGTRLAEMARMRLQYDEARKRIQHIQQQLADLEEKVTPGQTESDKDKLLLFQEKEQLLRELRSITPRTRTQQDMKKIQSEIRRLEQDLNNALELSNKTITDRVRLHEEKQLLLQQLRDALRSMAMLEGQLKTLSASTLSVSSSSSLGSLSTTSSKGSLSSGLSFTDIYGGPQCLGPVSSQQERPVDMVDLHRRVERLLRGSEQNNLVSTPSPGRSQPSLSPRSSLSSVSPPVSPLYENAPMGPPPAYEHVEMQRRQHQRASASSIAHLDGNQLEDRLAELRFSQQQTAPQEQSCSASQDRLKLVGGPHPPVELQSGNMSQGSGLGRPVVGAIQHQLSSQEPPPLSPISETPPPTEIRSRASSSGTNTRSVSAAVSDESVAGDSGVFEASNRRRLSGVIGDVDSLALGEMSLETAQVQIKLRYSVSDGLLHVGIERARNLAALFIPNNAQVYIKAALLPMQPPINHMCCTKPVVDLHKPTFGETFPIAVPLNKLYTKTLQVNVWCTGSESEECLGSAQVSLADFSPELPSVKWYNILSFRFMQPPDSPSTSTSNSNSICISIARQAKHDKQESDISVYRSGQNTKEESSDESTIISSQTSTLTRNQGCDELQTAISLRLEELANCLGSPEEEDENAASESGSDDSDEEGIIVEFMMEDNVLEDVLEHEEDEELNEEAKQTQDKETNTECIFIPEQGKQRKLSAAGVAPNAIYDDRNSIVIKRSQTFSPSAAVSKNHYICRLNRSDSDSSMPLYRRGGPFQRNSVERRSLRWRRPSSALSCKTASKKCTNLPPTARTSLDLELDLQAQHARLSNLQDELSRLRELKQRLEQAREKGDTDFATWLLEDHKFQSFMAQAESGKSGKTAEDKRVEKMLKRTSKEIYKLRKTKAGKGKPDIISFKEKMAFFTRVNLNVPVLPPEDSSYENASLPPLLFAQHKRYASEPITSESVATKLGAQGISNAAIRSNSVFNENASTARIDDATTKNASIVTNLGEDILANSTNKSVNAKGRPTVTKLQCTENGQGESLKSPEEKDNEEPRRYEYVVDRVLGVEV; encoded by the exons GCGAAGAAGGAAATCTACGATGTAAAACAACAGAGGCTATGCCTGGCACAGGATGAGTACAATCACCTCAATAATGCTTTAACGACGCTTGGTGCATCGCGTACTAGCT TGTGCTCCAGTTCAAGTTCATTGAGTACCAAGTACGATCCCGATCTTTTAAAATCGGACGTCGCGCTCGCAAGAAGCCGAGTTTCTCGACTGAAACGGGAACTTGAACAGATCCGAGCCGAAATGAATTGTACGCAGCGAGGAGTAGACACACTTGCAAG TGTTGAGCAGAAGTTGAGCGGACACCATGGAGGTTGTTATAACATCACGGAAGCCCAGGCGATCATGACGGAACTTCGTAATATACAAAAATCGTTGAGTTCaggggagaaagagaaagcaGAGTTGATGCAGTCCCTGGCACAATTGAAGGACGAGTTGACGAGATTGCAACTTTGCGAAGGTAGTCCTGAGGCAAGCACGCTCAGTTTACCCCAAGAGAAACTCAGCACAGCGTCTCAGACCGATCTGTCGGGTGAATTGGTACCAATTGGTACCCGTTTAGCCGAGATGGCGCGAATGAGGTTACAATACGACGAGGCAAGGAAAAGGATACAGCACATTCAGCAGCAATTGGCGGACCTTGAAGAAAAAGTGACACCTGGCCAGACAGAGAGCGACAAAGATAAACTGTTACTTTTCCAAGAGAAGGAACAATTGCTCCGAGAGCTGAGGAGTATTACACCGCGTACCAGAACCCAGCAAGACATGAAGAAGATTCAGAGCGAAATTCGTCGTCTTGAACAGGATTTGAACAACGCGCTCGAATTGTCGAACAAGACAATTACCGATCGTGTACGGCTTCACGAAGAAAAGCAATTGTTGTTGCAGCAATTGAGAGATGCTCTCCGTTCGATGGCGATGCTCGAAGGTCAATTAAAGACACTCAGCGCGAGCACACTTTCGGTAAGCAGCAGTTCTAGCCTTGGAAGTCTCAGTACAACCAGCAGCAAGGGTTCTCTGAGTTCTGGATTGAGTTTCACCGATATTTACGGCGGCCCGCAATGTCTGGGCCCGGTCAGTTCGCAGCAAGAACGTCCAGTGGATATGGTCGATCTACATCGACGCGTCGAGAGATTGTTAAGGGGTTCGGAACAAAATAATCTCGTCAGTACACCATCCCCTGGTAGATCTCAGCCAAGTCTGTCACCGAGATCGAGCCTTTCTAGCGTCAGTCCACCTGTCTCACCGCTCTATGAGAATGCTCCGATGGGGCCACCGCCAGCATACGAGCACGTTGAAATGCAAAGGAGACAGCACCAGAGAGCCTCGGCTTCCTCCATTGCTCATTTGGATGGAAACCAATTGGAGGATCGATTAGCGGAACTCAGGTTTAGTCAACAGCAAACAGCACCGCAGGAACAATCGTGCAGTGCCTCCCAAGATCGTCTTAAACTGGTCGGTGGTCCTCATCCACCTGTCGAACTGCAGTCGGGAAATATGTCTCAAGGTAGCGGTCTGGGTAGGCCTGTTGTAGGTGCTATACAACATCAGTTATCCTCGCAAGAGCCACCGCCTCTCTCGCCTATCAGCGAGACACCACCACCCACTGAAATTCGATCAAGAGCTAGTAGTTCCGGTACCAACACCAGATCCGTTTCAGCCGCTGTTTCGGACGAAAGCGTCGCAGGTGATTCGGGAGTCTTCGAAGCCTCCAATCGGAGAAGGCTCTCCGGAGTGATCGGAGACGTTGATTCTTTAGCACTCGGGGAGATGAGCTTGGAAACCGCGCAAGTGCAAATCAAGCTCag ATATTCCGTAAGCGACGGTCTACTTCACGTTGGTATCGAACGCGCGCGGAACCTGGCTGCCCTCTTTATTCCGAACAACGCGCAAGT GTACATAAAGGCTGCATTACTTCCGATGCAACCACCCATTAATCACATGTGTTGTACAAAACCTGTTGTGGATTTGCACAAACCAACTTTCGGTGAAACATTCCCGATTGCTGTACCACTTAACAAACTGTATACGAAGACACTGCAAGTTAACGTTTGGTGTACAGGCAGTGAGTCTGAGGAGTGCTTG GGATCTGCCCAAGTATCCCTTGCAGACTTTAGTCCAGAATTGCCGAGCGTAAAATGGTACAACATATTGTCCTTCCGCTTCATGCAACCACCTGACAGTCCTAGCACAAGCActagcaacagcaacagcatctGTATCAGTATAGCAAGGCAAGCTAAACACGATAAACAAGAATCAGACATATCGGTCTATCGTAGTGGACAAAATACTAAAGAGGAAAGCAGCGACGAGAGTACAATTATCAGTTCTCAGACATCTACCTTGACAAGAAATCAAGGATGCGACGAGCTACAAACAGCTATCTCGTTGAGGCTGGAGGAACTAGCTAATTGTTTGGGAAGTCCCGAAGAAGAGGATGAAAATGCTGCCAGCGAAAGTGGAAGCGACGACAGTGACGAGGAGGGGATTATCGTTGAATTCATGATGGAAGATAATGTTTTGGAAGATGTCTTGGAACACGAG GAGGATGAAGAGTTAAACGAGGAAGCAAAGCAGACGCAGGATAAGGAAACCAACACTGAATGTATTTTCATACCGGAACAGGGAAAACAAAGAAAACTTTCGGCCGCTGGTGTTGCGCCTAATGCTATATACGACGATAGAAATTCTATTGTAATTAAAAGGAGTCAAACATTTTCACCCAGTGCCGCAGTTAGCAAAAATCATTACATTTGTCGA CTCAATCGGAGCGATAGCGATAGCAGCATGCCACTTTATCGCAGAGGCGGACCCTTCCAACGGAATTCGGTCGAGAGACGATCTCTTCGATGGCGACGTCCTTCGTCTGCGCTCAGTTGTAAAACTGCCTCGAAAAAGTGCACTAATTTGCCACCCACTGCTAGAACCTCGCTGGATCTTGAATTGGATCTTCAAGCGCAGCATGCGAGACTGAGCAATCTTCAAGACGAGCTCAGTAGATTGCGAGAATTGAAGCAAAGGTTAGAACAAGCACGAGAGAAAGGAGATACTGATTTTGCAACTTGGTTGCTAGAGGATCACAAGTTTCAGAGCTTTATGGCACAAGCCGAAAGCGGTAAAAGTGGAAAGACTGCCGAGGATAAAAGAGTGGAGAAAATGTTGAAAAGGACCTCGAAAGAGATCTATAAACTAAGAAAAACGAAAGCTGGCAAGGGAAAACCCGACATTATTTCTTTCAA GGAGAAAATGGCTTTCTTTACACGCGTTAATCTCAATGTTCCTGTACTTCCACCCGAAGATTCATCGTACGAAAATGCATCATTGCCACCACTGTTATTTGCCCAACACAAAAGATATGCCTCGGAACCAATTACTAGTGAGTCTGTAGCCACTAAACTTGGTGCTCAGGGTATTTCGAATGCGGCTATACGGTCAAATAGTGTTTTTAACGAGAACGCATCCACAGCGAGGATTGACGACGCCACAACTAAAAACGCGAGTATCGTTACAAATTTAGGTGAAGATATTCTGGCTAACAGTACAAATAAATCCGTGAACGCAAAAGGTCGACCTACGGTGACGAAGCTACAATGTACGGAAAATGGTCAAGGCGAGAGCCTAAAGTCACCTGAAGAGAAGGATAACGAAGAACCGAGAAGGTACGAGTACGTCGTCGACAGAGTTCTCGGTGTAGAAGTATAA
- the Kibra gene encoding WW and C2 domain containing protein kibra isoform X3 → MPRRRNGEIPLPEGWDVAQDFDGKVYFIDHNTRKTTWIDPRDRFTKPQTFADCIGNELPLGWEEAYDKHVGAYYINHVNQTTQLEDPRQEWRAIQEAMLREYLQTAQDVLEAKKEIYDVKQQRLCLAQDEYNHLNNALTTLGASRTSLCSSSSSLSTKYDPDLLKSDVALARSRVSRLKRELEQIRAEMNCTQRGVDTLASVEQKLSGHHGGCYNITEAQAIMTELRNIQKSLSSGEKEKAELMQSLAQLKDELTRLQLCEGSPEASTLSLPQEKLSTASQTDLSGELVPIGTRLAEMARMRLQYDEARKRIQHIQQQLADLEEKVTPGQTESDKDKLLLFQEKEQLLRELRSITPRTRTQQDMKKIQSEIRRLEQDLNNALELSNKTITDRVRLHEEKQLLLQQLRDALRSMAMLEGQLKTLSASTLSVSSSSSLGSLSTTSSKGSLSSGLSFTDIYGGPQCLGPVSSQQERPVDMVDLHRRVERLLRGSEQNNLVSTPSPGRSQPSLSPRSSLSSVSPPVSPLYENAPMGPPPAYEHVEMQRRQHQRASASSIAHLDGNQLEDRLAELRFSQQQTAPQEQSCSASQDRLKLVGGPHPPVELQSGNMSQGSGLGRPVVGAIQHQLSSQEPPPLSPISETPPPTEIRSRASSSGTNTRSVSAAVSDESVAGDSGVFEASNRRRLSGVIGDVDSLALGEMSLETAQVQIKLRYSVSDGLLHVGIERARNLAALFIPNNAQVYIKAALLPMQPPINHMCCTKPVVDLHKPTFGETFPIAVPLNKLYTKTLQVNVWCTGSESEECLGSAQVSLADFSPELPSVKWYNILSFRFMQPPDSPSTSTSNSNSICISIARQAKHDKQESDISVYRSGQNTKEESSDESTIISSQTSTLTRNQGCDELQTAISLRLEELANCLGSPEEEDENAASESGSDDSDEEGIIVEFMMEDNVLEDVLEHEEDEELNEEAKQTQDKETNTECIFIPEQGKQRKLSAAGVAPNAIYDDRNSIVIKRSQTFSPSAAVSKNHYICRLNRSDSDSSMPLYRRGGPFQRNSVERRSLRWRRPSSALSCKTASKKCTNLPPTARTSLDLELDLQAQHARLSNLQDELSRLRELKQRLEQAREKGDTDFATWLLEDHKFQSFMAQAESGKSGKTAEDKRVEKMLKRTSKEIYKLRKTKAGKGKPDIISFKEKMAFFTRVNLNVPVLPPEDSSYENASLPPLLFAQHKRYASEPITSESVATKLGAQGISNAAIRSNSVFNENASTARIDDATTKNASIVTNLGEDILANSTNKSVNAKGRPTVTKLQCTENGQGESLKSPEEKDNEEPRRYEYVVDRVLGVEV, encoded by the exons GCGAAGAAGGAAATCTACGATGTAAAACAACAGAGGCTATGCCTGGCACAGGATGAGTACAATCACCTCAATAATGCTTTAACGACGCTTGGTGCATCGCGTACTAGCT TGTGCTCCAGTTCAAGTTCATTGAGTACCAAGTACGATCCCGATCTTTTAAAATCGGACGTCGCGCTCGCAAGAAGCCGAGTTTCTCGACTGAAACGGGAACTTGAACAGATCCGAGCCGAAATGAATTGTACGCAGCGAGGAGTAGACACACTTGCAAG TGTTGAGCAGAAGTTGAGCGGACACCATGGAGGTTGTTATAACATCACGGAAGCCCAGGCGATCATGACGGAACTTCGTAATATACAAAAATCGTTGAGTTCaggggagaaagagaaagcaGAGTTGATGCAGTCCCTGGCACAATTGAAGGACGAGTTGACGAGATTGCAACTTTGCGAAGGTAGTCCTGAGGCAAGCACGCTCAGTTTACCCCAAGAGAAACTCAGCACAGCGTCTCAGACCGATCTGTCGGGTGAATTGGTACCAATTGGTACCCGTTTAGCCGAGATGGCGCGAATGAGGTTACAATACGACGAGGCAAGGAAAAGGATACAGCACATTCAGCAGCAATTGGCGGACCTTGAAGAAAAAGTGACACCTGGCCAGACAGAGAGCGACAAAGATAAACTGTTACTTTTCCAAGAGAAGGAACAATTGCTCCGAGAGCTGAGGAGTATTACACCGCGTACCAGAACCCAGCAAGACATGAAGAAGATTCAGAGCGAAATTCGTCGTCTTGAACAGGATTTGAACAACGCGCTCGAATTGTCGAACAAGACAATTACCGATCGTGTACGGCTTCACGAAGAAAAGCAATTGTTGTTGCAGCAATTGAGAGATGCTCTCCGTTCGATGGCGATGCTCGAAGGTCAATTAAAGACACTCAGCGCGAGCACACTTTCGGTAAGCAGCAGTTCTAGCCTTGGAAGTCTCAGTACAACCAGCAGCAAGGGTTCTCTGAGTTCTGGATTGAGTTTCACCGATATTTACGGCGGCCCGCAATGTCTGGGCCCGGTCAGTTCGCAGCAAGAACGTCCAGTGGATATGGTCGATCTACATCGACGCGTCGAGAGATTGTTAAGGGGTTCGGAACAAAATAATCTCGTCAGTACACCATCCCCTGGTAGATCTCAGCCAAGTCTGTCACCGAGATCGAGCCTTTCTAGCGTCAGTCCACCTGTCTCACCGCTCTATGAGAATGCTCCGATGGGGCCACCGCCAGCATACGAGCACGTTGAAATGCAAAGGAGACAGCACCAGAGAGCCTCGGCTTCCTCCATTGCTCATTTGGATGGAAACCAATTGGAGGATCGATTAGCGGAACTCAGGTTTAGTCAACAGCAAACAGCACCGCAGGAACAATCGTGCAGTGCCTCCCAAGATCGTCTTAAACTGGTCGGTGGTCCTCATCCACCTGTCGAACTGCAGTCGGGAAATATGTCTCAAGGTAGCGGTCTGGGTAGGCCTGTTGTAGGTGCTATACAACATCAGTTATCCTCGCAAGAGCCACCGCCTCTCTCGCCTATCAGCGAGACACCACCACCCACTGAAATTCGATCAAGAGCTAGTAGTTCCGGTACCAACACCAGATCCGTTTCAGCCGCTGTTTCGGACGAAAGCGTCGCAGGTGATTCGGGAGTCTTCGAAGCCTCCAATCGGAGAAGGCTCTCCGGAGTGATCGGAGACGTTGATTCTTTAGCACTCGGGGAGATGAGCTTGGAAACCGCGCAAGTGCAAATCAAGCTCag ATATTCCGTAAGCGACGGTCTACTTCACGTTGGTATCGAACGCGCGCGGAACCTGGCTGCCCTCTTTATTCCGAACAACGCGCAAGT GTACATAAAGGCTGCATTACTTCCGATGCAACCACCCATTAATCACATGTGTTGTACAAAACCTGTTGTGGATTTGCACAAACCAACTTTCGGTGAAACATTCCCGATTGCTGTACCACTTAACAAACTGTATACGAAGACACTGCAAGTTAACGTTTGGTGTACAGGCAGTGAGTCTGAGGAGTGCTTG GGATCTGCCCAAGTATCCCTTGCAGACTTTAGTCCAGAATTGCCGAGCGTAAAATGGTACAACATATTGTCCTTCCGCTTCATGCAACCACCTGACAGTCCTAGCACAAGCActagcaacagcaacagcatctGTATCAGTATAGCAAGGCAAGCTAAACACGATAAACAAGAATCAGACATATCGGTCTATCGTAGTGGACAAAATACTAAAGAGGAAAGCAGCGACGAGAGTACAATTATCAGTTCTCAGACATCTACCTTGACAAGAAATCAAGGATGCGACGAGCTACAAACAGCTATCTCGTTGAGGCTGGAGGAACTAGCTAATTGTTTGGGAAGTCCCGAAGAAGAGGATGAAAATGCTGCCAGCGAAAGTGGAAGCGACGACAGTGACGAGGAGGGGATTATCGTTGAATTCATGATGGAAGATAATGTTTTGGAAGATGTCTTGGAACACGAG GAGGATGAAGAGTTAAACGAGGAAGCAAAGCAGACGCAGGATAAGGAAACCAACACTGAATGTATTTTCATACCGGAACAGGGAAAACAAAGAAAACTTTCGGCCGCTGGTGTTGCGCCTAATGCTATATACGACGATAGAAATTCTATTGTAATTAAAAGGAGTCAAACATTTTCACCCAGTGCCGCAGTTAGCAAAAATCATTACATTTGTCGA CTCAATCGGAGCGATAGCGATAGCAGCATGCCACTTTATCGCAGAGGCGGACCCTTCCAACGGAATTCGGTCGAGAGACGATCTCTTCGATGGCGACGTCCTTCGTCTGCGCTCAGTTGTAAAACTGCCTCGAAAAAGTGCACTAATTTGCCACCCACTGCTAGAACCTCGCTGGATCTTGAATTGGATCTTCAAGCGCAGCATGCGAGACTGAGCAATCTTCAAGACGAGCTCAGTAGATTGCGAGAATTGAAGCAAAGGTTAGAACAAGCACGAGAGAAAGGAGATACTGATTTTGCAACTTGGTTGCTAGAGGATCACAAGTTTCAGAGCTTTATGGCACAAGCCGAAAGCGGTAAAAGTGGAAAGACTGCCGAGGATAAAAGAGTGGAGAAAATGTTGAAAAGGACCTCGAAAGAGATCTATAAACTAAGAAAAACGAAAGCTGGCAAGGGAAAACCCGACATTATTTCTTTCAA GGAGAAAATGGCTTTCTTTACACGCGTTAATCTCAATGTTCCTGTACTTCCACCCGAAGATTCATCGTACGAAAATGCATCATTGCCACCACTGTTATTTGCCCAACACAAAAGATATGCCTCGGAACCAATTACTAGTGAGTCTGTAGCCACTAAACTTGGTGCTCAGGGTATTTCGAATGCGGCTATACGGTCAAATAGTGTTTTTAACGAGAACGCATCCACAGCGAGGATTGACGACGCCACAACTAAAAACGCGAGTATCGTTACAAATTTAGGTGAAGATATTCTGGCTAACAGTACAAATAAATCCGTGAACGCAAAAGGTCGACCTACGGTGACGAAGCTACAATGTACGGAAAATGGTCAAGGCGAGAGCCTAAAGTCACCTGAAGAGAAGGATAACGAAGAACCGAGAAGGTACGAGTACGTCGTCGACAGAGTTCTCGGTGTAGAAGTATAA